TCCCAAGCCCCGGCCAGTCGCTGATGGAAGCCTTCGAGACCTGGCGCGGCTGGGCGGAGAAGGCCGCCGCCGACTACGCCTTTCACGTCGCCATTACCTGGTGGGACGACAGCGTCAGCGAGGAGATGGGCACCCTGGTGCGCGAGCATGGGGTCAACAGCTTCAAGCACTTCATGGCCTACAAGGGCGCGATCATGGCCACCGACGACATCCTGGTGCAAAGCTTCTCGCGCTGTCTGGAGCTCGGCGCGGTGCCCACGGTGCACGCCGAGAATGGCGAACTGGTCTATCACATGCAGCAGAAGCTGCTGGCCCAAGGCATGACCGGCCCGGAGGCGCATCCGCTGTCGCGCCCGCCCCAAGTCGAGGGCGAGGCGGCAAGCCGGGCGATCCGAATCGCCAGCACCTTGGGCACGCCGATCTACCTGGTGCACGTCTCGACCAAGGATGCCGTGGACGAGATCGCCTACGCCCGCCAGCAGGGTCATCCGGTGTATGGCGAGTGCCTGGCCGGGCATCTGGTGCTCGACGACAGCGTCTATCTCGATACCGACTGGGGACGCGCCGCTGCCCATGTGATGAGTCCTCCGTTTCGCCCCAAGGGGCACCAGGAGGCGCTGTGGCATGGCCTGCAGTCCGGCAACCTGCAGACCACCGCCACCGATCACTGCTGCTTCTGCGCCGAGCAGAAGGCCGCCGGCCGCGAGGACTTCACCAAGATTCCCAACGGCACCGCGGGAATCGAGGATCGCCTGGCCGTGCTGTGGGACGAGGGTGTCAACAACGGCAAGCTGTCGATCCATGACTTCGTGGCGATCACCTCCACCAACACCGCCAAGATCTTCAACCTGTACCCGCGCAAGGGGTCGGTGCGGGTCGGCGCCGATGCCGACCTGGTGGTGTGGGATCCCAACGCCACGCGCACCATCTCCGCCAGCACCCATCACCAGAACGTCGACTTCAACATCTTCGAGGGCAAGACGGTACGCGGCATCGCACGGCACACCGTGAGCCAGGGCAAGTGGGTGTGGCGTGACGGCGAACTGCATGCCGAGCGCGGTGCCGGGCGCTATCTCGAGCGGCCGGCCTACCCCGGCGTCTACGAGACGCTCAAGCGGCGTGCCGAGATCGACGCCCCCAAAGCCGTCGAGCGCAGCTGAGACGCTCACTGCACGATGTAGAGACACGATAGCGAAAGCCAATAACAACGAGGCGATTACCGTGACCCACTCCCTGAATCACCTGCCCCGGGTCGGGGACGACCCGGCAATCAGCGCAGAGCGCCTGGCCGGCAACTTCAGCGACCTGCATCCGGCGCTCAACTCACGCCAGGCAAGCATCGAGAGCCAGCGCTGTCTCTATTGCTACGACGCTCCCTGCGTCGAGGCGTGCCCCTCGGATATCAATATACCGCGCTTCATTCGCCAGATCGGCGAGGAGAATATCAACGGCGCGGCGCACACCATTCTCGAGGCGAACATCCTGGGCGGCAGTTGCGCCCGGGTCTGCCCCACCGAGATCCTCTGCGAGCAGCGTTGCGTGCGCAACCACGACAGCGAATGCCAGCCGGTGCTGATCGGCCTGCTGCAGCGCCATGCCACCGACAACATGCGCTTCAGCGAGCACCCATTCAAACGCGCCCCCAACAGCGGACGCCACATCGCGGTGATCGGCGCCGGCCCGGCCGGGCTCTCCTGCGCCCACCGCCTGGCACTGCTCGGCCACCGGGTGACGATCTTCGAGGCCGAATCCAAGGCGGGCGGCCTCAACGAATACGGGATCGCCCGCTACAAGATGACCGATGACTTCGCCCAGCGCGAGGTCGAGTTCCTGCTGCAGGTCGGCGGTATCGAGATCCGCCACGGCCGGCACCTTGGCCACGACCTGAGTCTCAAGCAGCTGCATACCGATTATGACAGCGTCTTTTTGGGTCTTGGGCTTGGCGCCAGCCGCCAGCTAAGCCTGACCGGCGAACAGGCGCCCGGCCTGATGGCTGCCGTGGAGTACATCAAGGAGCTGCGCCAGGCAAGCGATCTGCGCGAGCTGCCCATGGCCCGACGCTGCGTGGTGATCGGAGCCGGCAACACCGCCATCGACATGGCGACGCAAATAGCCCACCTCGGCGCCGAGGAGGTGACCCTGGTGTATCGGCGCGGCGTGGAGGCGATGTCGGCCACCGCCCACGAGCAGGAGATCGCCAGGGCCAATGGGGTACGCATCGTGACCTGGGCACGGCCCCAGGAAGTACTGCTCGATGCCCAGGGCCAGGTGGCCGGCATGCGCTTCGAGAAGACTCGTGATGAGCAGGGGCGGCTCGTGGCGACCGGCGAGCAGGTCGAGATCGCAGCTGATGCCCTCTTCAAGGCGATCGGCCAGACCTTCGACAACGCGAGCCTCGCCGACCCGCTGGCCCGGGACCTTGAACGCATCGGCGACCGGATCGAGGTCGACGAGCAGTTCCGTACCAGCGTGGCGGGCATCTATGCCGGGGGCGACTGTGTCGCGCCGGGCCAGGATCTCACCGTGCAGGCCGTGCAGCACGGCAAGCTCGCCGCCCACGCCATTCATCAGGATCTCTTGGCCAAGCAGGAGGCCGCATGACCAATTTTCCCAAAGGACTCGGCGAGACGCTGGTCAACGGCGTCGATCTCTCCATCGACTTCGCCGGCATCAAGGCCCCCAACCCCTTCTGGCTGGCCTCCGCTCCGCCCACCGACAAGGCCTACAACGTGGTCCGCGCCTATCAGGCGGGCTGGGGCGGCGTGGTATGGAAGACGCTTGGCGAGGACCCGCCGGCGGTCAACGTCTCGTCGCGCTACTCGGCGCATTATGGCAAGAACCGCGAGGTGCTCGGCTTCAACAATATCGAGCTGATCACCGATCGCTCGCTTGAAATCAACCTGCAGGAGATCGCCCAGGTCAAGAAGGAGTGGCCGGATCGCGCCCTGATCGTGTCGCTCATGGTGCCCTGCGAGGTGGCCTCCTGGAGACACATCCTGCCGCTGGTGGAGGCAACCGGCGCCGATGGCATCGAGCTCAACCTGGGCTGCCCCCACGGCATGCCGGAGCGCGGCATGGGGGCCGCCGTGGGCCAGAATCCCGACCTGGTCGAGCAGGTCACCCGCTGGTGCAAGCAGTACTACTCCAAGCCGGTGATCGTCAAACTGACACCCAACATCACCGACATCCGTGTCGCCGCGCAGGCCGCGCTGCGCGGTGGCGCCGATGCGGTATCGCTGATCAACACCATCAACTCCATCACCAGCATCGACCTGGACAACATGGTCGCCAAACCCACCGTCGGCAGCCAGAGCACCCATGGCGGCTACTGCGGCAGCGCGGTCAAGCCCATCGCACTCAACATGGTCGCCGAGATCGCCCGCGACCCGGCAACCCAGGGGCTGCCGATCTCCGGCATCGGCGGCATCTCGAACTGGCGCGACGCGGCGGAGTTCGTGGCCCTCGGCGCCGGCAGCGTGCAGGTGTGTACCGCCGCCATGCTGCACGGCTTTCGCATCGTCGAGGAGATGAAGGATGGCCTGACGCGCTGGATGGCCCAGAAGGGCTACCGCTCGATTGCCGAGTTCTCCGGCAAGGCGGTGCCCAACACCACCGACTGGAAGCACCTGGACATCAACTTCAAGACCATTGCGCACATCGATCAGGACAAGTGCATTCAGTGCGGGCGCTGCTACATCGCCTGCGAGGACACCTCGCATCAGTCGATCGCCAAGCTGGCGAGTGCCGAAGCCGCGCGCCGCTACGAGGTGATCGACGAGGAATGCGTGGGATGCAACCTATGCCAGATCACCTGTCCGGTTC
This DNA window, taken from Halomonas sp. TA22, encodes the following:
- a CDS encoding NAD(P)-dependent oxidoreductase, which produces MTHSLNHLPRVGDDPAISAERLAGNFSDLHPALNSRQASIESQRCLYCYDAPCVEACPSDINIPRFIRQIGEENINGAAHTILEANILGGSCARVCPTEILCEQRCVRNHDSECQPVLIGLLQRHATDNMRFSEHPFKRAPNSGRHIAVIGAGPAGLSCAHRLALLGHRVTIFEAESKAGGLNEYGIARYKMTDDFAQREVEFLLQVGGIEIRHGRHLGHDLSLKQLHTDYDSVFLGLGLGASRQLSLTGEQAPGLMAAVEYIKELRQASDLRELPMARRCVVIGAGNTAIDMATQIAHLGAEEVTLVYRRGVEAMSATAHEQEIARANGVRIVTWARPQEVLLDAQGQVAGMRFEKTRDEQGRLVATGEQVEIAADALFKAIGQTFDNASLADPLARDLERIGDRIEVDEQFRTSVAGIYAGGDCVAPGQDLTVQAVQHGKLAAHAIHQDLLAKQEAA
- the hydA gene encoding dihydropyrimidinase, translated to MTLLIRGGTVVTHDESYRADILCEDGKIQAIGTNLETPADCEVIDAGGMYVMPGGIDPHTHMQLPFMGTVASEDFYTGTAAGLAGGTTTIIDFVIPSPGQSLMEAFETWRGWAEKAAADYAFHVAITWWDDSVSEEMGTLVREHGVNSFKHFMAYKGAIMATDDILVQSFSRCLELGAVPTVHAENGELVYHMQQKLLAQGMTGPEAHPLSRPPQVEGEAASRAIRIASTLGTPIYLVHVSTKDAVDEIAYARQQGHPVYGECLAGHLVLDDSVYLDTDWGRAAAHVMSPPFRPKGHQEALWHGLQSGNLQTTATDHCCFCAEQKAAGREDFTKIPNGTAGIEDRLAVLWDEGVNNGKLSIHDFVAITSTNTAKIFNLYPRKGSVRVGADADLVVWDPNATRTISASTHHQNVDFNIFEGKTVRGIARHTVSQGKWVWRDGELHAERGAGRYLERPAYPGVYETLKRRAEIDAPKAVERS
- the preA gene encoding NAD-dependent dihydropyrimidine dehydrogenase subunit PreA encodes the protein MTNFPKGLGETLVNGVDLSIDFAGIKAPNPFWLASAPPTDKAYNVVRAYQAGWGGVVWKTLGEDPPAVNVSSRYSAHYGKNREVLGFNNIELITDRSLEINLQEIAQVKKEWPDRALIVSLMVPCEVASWRHILPLVEATGADGIELNLGCPHGMPERGMGAAVGQNPDLVEQVTRWCKQYYSKPVIVKLTPNITDIRVAAQAALRGGADAVSLINTINSITSIDLDNMVAKPTVGSQSTHGGYCGSAVKPIALNMVAEIARDPATQGLPISGIGGISNWRDAAEFVALGAGSVQVCTAAMLHGFRIVEEMKDGLTRWMAQKGYRSIAEFSGKAVPNTTDWKHLDINFKTIAHIDQDKCIQCGRCYIACEDTSHQSIAKLASAEAARRYEVIDEECVGCNLCQITCPVQDCITMVPQHTGKPYLSWDEDPRNPFRRLPAESGATSSVTS